A stretch of Ascochyta rabiei chromosome 6, complete sequence DNA encodes these proteins:
- a CDS encoding GPI mannosyltransferase 1, which yields MAFEVFFRNAPLVFTAATILRAVFLLYGLWQDANSPMKYTDIDYFVFTDAARFISQGQSPYARDTYRYTPLLAWLIYPTTWPGTFWFSSGKVLFALGDIVAGWMMYRILREYRGLEKERALRFASIWLLNPMVATISTRGSSEGLLGVFVTALLWAVLAKKVILAGMLLGYAVHFKIYPFIYAASIVWWLDDTKVEKERLSKSNIQISTLDQILAFITPQRATLAITSIITFAILNAAMYQMYGWPFLEHSYFYHLARIDHRHNFSPYNTLLYLNSSPGGSQSTFELERLAFLPQLLLSAVLIPLALAKKDLPSTMLAQTFAFVTFNKVCTSQYFLWYMMFLPYYLPDSVLLRSRGVGLAALAAWIVGQAAWLQQGFQLEFNGRSTFVPGLWLSSIAFFMVNAGILGVIVHDTRAFREKRVQGAKKKV from the exons ATGGCGTTCGAGGTTTTCTTCCGCAATGCGCCATTGGTGTTCACCGCCGCTACAATCCTTCGTGCTGTGTTTCTGCTCTACGGACTATGGCAAGATGCAAATTCGCCGATGAAGTACACGGATATCGATTACTTCGTCTTCACTGATGCAGCTCGATTCATCTCCCAAGGGCAATCTCCCTACGCTCGCGACACGTACCGATACACGCCTCTCCTTGCCTGGCTCATCTATCCGACAACCTGGCCCGGTACCTTCTGGTTCTCCTCCGGTAAAGTCCTCTTCGCTCTTGGCGATATCGTTGCTGGCTGGATGATGTACCGGATTTTGCGAGAGTACCGGGGGTTAGAGAAAGAAAGAGCACTTAGGTTCGCGAGCATTTGGCTGCTGAATCCAATGGTCGCAACAATTAGTACCAGGGGAAGCTCGGAAGGACTACTGGGAGTGTTTGTAACGGCACTACTCTGGGCGGTGTTGGCGAAGAAAGTGATACTTGCAGGGATGCTGCTAGGATATGCCGTGCATTTCAAGATCTATCCATTCATCTACGCTGCGTCGATTGTGTGGTGGCTCGACGATACGAAAGTCGAGAAAGAGAGGCTCTCAAAGAGCAACATCCAGATCTCGACTCTCGATCAGATTCTCGCATTCATCACCCCACAGCGTGCCACGCTCGCCATAACCAGCATCATCACATTCGCAATTTTGAACGCTGCCATGTATCAGATGTATGGTTGGCCGTTTTTGGAGCACAGCTACTTCTATCACCTCGCTCGAATCGACCATCGTCACAACTTCTCGCCGTACAATACTCTCCTCTACCTTAACTCATCGCCCGGAGGTAGCCAGTCGACTTTCGAACTCGAGCGCCTTGCCTTTCTCCCTCAACTGCTACTCAGCGCCGTTCTGATTCCATTGGCATTAGCGAAGAAAGACCTCCCGTCGACGATGCTAGCGCAGACATTTGCGTTTGTTACATTCAACAAAGTGTGCACGAGTCAA TACTTTTTGTGGTACATGATGTTCCTACCGTATTACCTCCCTGACTCGGTTCTCCTTCGATCCCGCGGTGTCGGTCTTGCTGCGCTCGCAGCATGGATTGTCGGCCAGGCCGCGTGGCTGCAGCAAGGATTTCAGCTGGAATTCAACGGTCGCTCAACGTTTGTGCCAGGGTTGTGGCTTTCTAGCATTGCTTTCTTTATGGTGAATGCTGGCATACTTGGCGTCATCGTGCATGACACAAGAGCATTCAGGGAGAAGAGAGTGCAAGGGGCAAAGAAAAAGGTGTGA
- a CDS encoding Methionyl aminopeptidase: MAGDAPRKCAGTDCENDAGSLQCPNCQKLGKESYFCSQECFKRNWAEHKKQHKSQNGILSNIFTPKVVSKPDPATGHFNPFPTFPYTGTLRPVYPLSPKREVKKSVKLPDYSKDGIPRSEQVFVNRNKIAILTKEEQDGMRKVCRLAREVLDIAAAAAKPGVTTDYIDEIVHNACMERDSYPSPLNYCHFPKSVCTSINEVICHGIPDQRVLKDGDILNIDVTLYHGGFHGDLNETYYIGDKALANPDAVRVTETARECLDQAIELVKPGTLFREYGNVIEKHAKSQKCGVIRTYCGHGINQLFHCAPNVPHYAKNKAIGQAKPGMCFTIEPMISIGSYRDKTWPDDWTSATVDGSLTAQFEHTLLVTEDGVEVLTARLPNSPGGPVPRVTPVSGEAAAAA; the protein is encoded by the exons ATGGCTGGAGACGCCCCGCGCAAGTGCGCCGGCACAGACTGCGAAAACGACGCTGGCTCGCTGCAATGCCCGAACTGCCAGAAGCTGGGCAAGGAGAGCTACTTCTGCTCGCAAGAATGCTTCAAGCGCAACTGG GCCGAGCACAAGAAACAGCACAAGTCGCAAAACGGTATTCTCTCCAACATCTTCACGCCGAAAGTAGTTTCTAAACCGGATCCAGCGACTGGGCATTTCAACCCTTTCCCCACGTTCCCTTACACTGGAACCCTTCGACCCGTATACCCGCTGTCGCCAAAGCGCGAAGTCAAGAAGAGCGTCAAGCTCCCAGATTACTCGAAGGACGGCATTCCGCGCTCGGAACAGGTCTTCGTGAACAGGAACAAGATCGCCATTCTTACGAAGGAGGAGCAAGATGGTATGCGCAAGGTGTGTCGGTTAGCGCGTGAGGTTCTGGACattgcggcggcggcggcgaagCCTGGTGTGACCACCGACTACATTGATGAGATCGTCCACAACGCTTGCATGGAGCGCGAC TCATACCCGTCCCCCCTCAATTACTGCCACTTTCCCAAGTCAGTGTGTACATCGATCAACGAGGTCATTTGCCACGGCATCCCGGATCAGCGAGTTCTCAAGGACGGCGATATCCTGAACATTGATGTCACTCTCTATCACGGCGGATTCCACGGCGATCTGAACGAGACATACTATATTGGTGATAAGGCTCTGGCGAACCCAGACGCAGTGCGCGTTACGGAAACAGCGCGAGAATGCTTAGACCAGGCCATCGAGCTCGTCAAGCCGGGCACGCTCTTCCGCGAGTACGGCAATGTTATCGAGAAGCACGCCAAGAGCCAGAAATGCGGTGTCATCAGGACATACTGTGGTCACGGTATCAACCAGCTCTTCCACTGCGCCCCCAACGTCCCCCACTACGCAAAGAACAAAGCCATCGGTCAAGCAAAGCCTGGCATGTGCTTCACCATTGAGCCTATGATTAGTATTGGTTCTTACCGAGACAAGACATGGCCAGACGACTGGACCAGCGCCACCGTGGACGGCTCCTTGACTGCTCAGTTTG AACATACTCTGCTTGTCACTGAAGATGGTGTCGAGGTCCTGACTGCAAGGCTCCCAAACTCGCCTGGTGGCCCGGTCCCCAGGGTTACGCCAGTGAGTGGTGAGGCAGCTGCAGCGGCATGA
- a CDS encoding Separase, with the protein MAAKTESARTRIESIKTGLRATTSCTDTTVAALRDLLSRKNDEPVQKENAGVKVPGALRRKADAVKAAASKDAPKPEPTVLAPRDKYILATEVANQSLKTLADALKSQASTPTPRSSKPTATTASDSTRKAARPPTAAQKALTERSVPQTTNATRRSPISTRPSSSASSNSGPDPGLVATAECARAAFAYLGTPEAKKVVGKDSRDLQLENGVLALVGKLVALGLDSLAVKEIRLLKRRLDSYLGHAEAKETAGAVRRPGVQHDSAAEKESLATLLHFGAIDSASPALPLVANLQIYTLRIIARLRRPLLIEATWQHLQLANESSPANLLERLASTSTSTPKAARQLESLAQTMLALCPSISALDDGAPLQPPPETVFRIQHLAFTIRKKWWALANHKTNEEHELLEPFVRCLVAFARRSKLSLTEKYDLSKSLSSELLGKQLLAPGASASSALIAKTLCNLAQAAGLSDEALRWLSAPEASALSTSSAAKQACRLVRIATVSLEAANKGEDKPGLEESISTALKALQGSLGGTSTDLDSLFMEANALRRAATRSLAAGFSARSLSSEDLSIQARDILMIAASVHFSARFIGRRSTADPDSNPQQRHEERISMAWKCTKSIVESVITCCKRSTNSPDLWSELDIILQDCCYILRRLGEESESGVLVDAQAGDVVSSCLVKLSNAYWNTYLQLRKAAAIDPELLLVAMRRSIDLVSEGSETQQEAGHLAMKLERLGEALDNLQKASESRKAFGQCIGYHIYSNDQALADNLATHSLEASFEGEGTFSTLGRLLKALHRSYLVHGVKRASELAYHDDTYLQPDVRGAVLEWQLILFSKTLSKNRQWDSNLNHSIETLTEQLLAIYAPEHYPVRRLRVIALLLQLSQDHPHIVAHNMLPSDTLPESIATIDLSQDEGLSRFKEHLSALCSLKIAMQQVFPPVETLRQCFGTWEFLAKSASSWTALLDRMSDVDSWVHDIRACVDFLNAKGEEYLALPVLHLLVKVFELQNKPDASDLVSGLSALALQFSRLGYSGKAGLSLAKAEILVNRQTVSTESKLKWHMAYAEYLFYIGNTDKCASTLSTAESIARTDDLFMDMSKTSATGSQRLRYNSILADACYVYSLLAASKGSHKEAARYAKQCVTLNRRMWAVLESKVNSQKAALVESGVHMADSSDKSSVDPLASMRDDKGTPIISSNTHDALGGAEFWFMVPSLYRGLMQHSQVFANQGLLHEAIYVAEQAEKVAQATRSPSLVTDNASWRAACWAQSSRPDKAGPLLQALNQPSDRKSLSVAAYHSAVARVHHCTGNFDEEIASYGVLEQLLDELTKPAYIKSLGAIHPDLDSLASQIAGMSLDASNTKVTKAVAMTRAQKSAVKPVSRSTSRAGARSASGTRSRAGTVSAASAVSAPKSATKGRPKSMIAAPSCDIVSATDQCTTLRALQAEVLHRGVLANLLQDDLKAATALIERVQELPVGADRDVQHTWAKFKLMLAQSAQQIAADFAFNTLPESTIAFPAIGTKDRRMSEGVPMKKVGLTTTTKAKSGRAKKVVAKIDFADTLRQAREHLLEVHALSATHGSNHLFQQVSNALGHITVLLSAVTEARGSLHPLYAAYTSEIPKCNAMRLAQEFVESEKEQMSREECLQWPLLQASSFSLASASDFQQEYIDIIPEAWTAISLGLNEAHDELYVTRFEAGVAPFLLRLPLARHASRDLDEDEFTFEDGKRDFDEIIELSDFSTRNAKDMTSREARQQWWDEREALDTRLHELLVNMENIWLGGFKGIFSQHVRQPTLLAKFRKAFEDVLNRHLPSRSKKIQPKQAVLDTRVLELFVGLGDLANEELDLDEELMDLIYFVVDILQFNGEPNAYDEIDFDAMVIETQDALKAYHNATRSTPSSTPHTILMLDNDLHGFPWESLPCLEKLSVSRLPSLAALRERLFTLRPSTAEEAAPGHYIAASTGGTSILNPGGDLANTSKTLQPVLNSLQGEWTHIHSRAPTEIEFSTALGTQDLLLYFGHGSGAQFVRQKSVRRLYPGKQDHGTAMKPGCATAFLFGCSSVHLTENGIYEPSGMLQSYLTAGAPAVVGMLWDVTDKDCDRFAVRTGELWGLWPEVQEEAEAKLAKTPKKSGKGKAKARQIECERKGEYRRGVGLDEAVRDARQACYLKYLNGAAAVVYGIPCYLE; encoded by the exons ATGGCCGCCAAAACGGAATCCGCGCGCACACGCATCGAAAGCATCAAGACCGGCCTACGAGCAACGACGTCATGTACAGACACAACAGTCGCTGCGCTGCGGGATCTATTGAGCCGCAAGAACGACGAGCCGGTGCAAAAAGAAAATGCGGGGGTCAAGGTGCCCGGTGCGCTGCGGAGGAAGGCAGACGCAGTGAAGGCTGCAGCAAGCAAAGATGCGCCCAAGCCGGAGCCCACGGTCCTTGCGCCGAGAGACAAGTACATACTGGCTACAGAGGTCGCCAACCAGTCACTCAAGACGCTCGCCGACGCGCTGAAGAGCCAGGCATCCACACCGACCCCGCGATCTTCAAAGCCCACCGCCACGACTGCCAGCGACAGCACGCGCAAAGCTGCCCGACCGCCTACTGCCGCTCAGAAGGCCCTGACTGAGCGCTCCGTCCCACAGACAACCAATGCAACGAGAAGAAGTCCCATCTCGACACGACCCTCGTCCTCGGCCTCCTCCAACTCAGGGCCTGACCCCGGTTTGGTTGCGACAGCCGAATGTGCCCGCGCCGCCTTTGCATATTTGGGGACGCCGGAGGCCAAGAAGGTTGTTGGTAAAGACAGTAGAGACCTGCAGCTGGAGAATGGTGTGCTGGCGCTCGTTGGCAAACTGGTGGCACTTGGACTCGACAGTTTGGCGGTGAAGGAGATCAGACTGCTGAAGAGGAGACTAGACAGCTACCTGGGTCATGCAGAGGCCAAAGAGACTGCTGGGGCTGTCAGGAGACCCGGAGTACAGCATGACTCGGCAGCAGAAAAGGAGAGTCTTGCAACACTCCTGCACTTTGGAGCCATCGATTCGGCAAGCCCCGCGTTACCACTTGTGGCAAATCTGCAAATATACACATTGCGCATCATCGCGAGGCTGAGAAGACCTCTTTTGATTGAAGCGACATGGCAGCACCTGCAGCTAGCCAACGAATCCTCTCCAGCAAATCTGCTCGAACGGCTTGCGAGCACCTCCACCAGCACACCCAAAGCCGCTCGACAACTCGAATCTCTTGCGCAGACAATGCTTGCCCTATGTCCAAGCATCTCGGCCCTCGACGATGGAGCGCCGCTACAGCCACCGCCCGAGACTGTCTTTCGCATACAACACCTTGCTTTCACAATTCGGAAAAAATGGTGGGCTTTGGCGAACCATAAGACCAACGAAGAACACGAGCTTTTGGAACCGTTTGTCAGGTGCCTGGTTGCCTTTGCTAGGAGATCGAAGTTATCGCTCACGGAAAAATACGACCTGTCCAAGTCCTTGAGCTCAGAGCTGTTAGGCAAGCAACTTCTGGCCCCTGGTGCTTCTGCATCTTCAGCACTAATCGCCAAGACTCTCTGTAACCTCGCTCAAGCTGCAGGACTATCTGACGAGGCTTTGCGCTGGCTGAGCGCTCCTGAAGCGAGTGCCTTGTCTACAAGCTCTGCGGCAAAGCAGGCGTGCAGACTCGTCCGGATCGCAACCGTCTCACTGGAGGCTGCAAACAAAGGAGAAGATAAGCCCGGTCTCGAAGAATCCATCAGCACTGCATTGAAAGCCTTGCAAGGGAGTCTGGGCGGGACTTCCACAGACCTTGACTCGTTGTTCATGGAGGCTAATGCCTTAAGACGAGCCGCAACGAGATCGCTCGCTGCAGGTTTTTCTGCCCGCTCACTTAGCTCTGAAGACCTCTCGATTCAGGCCCGTGACATTTTGATGATTGCCGCAAGTGTACATTTCTCGGCGAGGTTCATCGGGCGCAGAAGTACAGCTGATCCGGACTCAAATCCCCAACAACGACATGAGGAGCGAATCAGCATGGCCTGGAAATGTACCAAAAGTATTGTTGAGTCTGTCATCACTTGTTGTAAGCGGTCGACAAACAGTCCAGATCTCTGGTCTGAACTGGACATTATTCTTCAGGATTGCTGTTACATCCTACGGAGGCTTGGTGAAGAGTCGGAAAGCGGAGTCCTGGTCGATGCGCAAGCTGGGGATGTAGTCTCTTCATGTCTTGTAAAACTTTCCAATGCCTATTGGAACACATATCTGCAACTACGGAAGGCGGCTGCCATTGACCCAGAGCTCCTCTTGGTAGCTATGCGACGCTCAATCGACCTTGTTTCAGAAGGCTCCGAAACCCAACAAGAAGCAGGTCATCTGGCTATGAAGCTTGAACGACTAGGCGAGGCATTGGATAATCTCCAGAAGGCTAGCGAATCACGCAAGGCTTTTGGTCAGTGTATTGGATACCACATCTACTCCAACGATCAGGCACTTGCAGACAATCTTGCAACTCACTCACTCGAGGCATCTTTCGAAGGCGAAGGAACATTCAGTACACTCGGCAGGTTACTGAAAGCCTTACATCGTTCGTACCTTGTTCATGGCGTTAAGCGTGCCAGTGAACTCGCGTACCACGACGACACATATCTGCAGCCGGACGTGCGAGGAGCAGTCCTGGAGTGGCAGCTGATACTCTTCTCCAAGACGCTCTCCAAGAATCGGCAATGGGATTCGAATCTCAATCACTCCATTGAGACACTAACGGAACAGCTTCTTGCAATCTACGCCCCCGAACACTATCCCGTACGGCGCTTGAGGGTGATCGCCTTGCTCCTCCAACTTTCTCAAGATCACCCACatatagtagcgcacaatATGTTACCATCGGACACTTTGCCGGAAAGCATTGCTACTATAGATCTCTCGCAAGACGAAGGTCTGTCCAGGTTCAAGGAGCATTTAAGCGCTCTCTGCAGTCTCAAGATTGCGATGCAACAGGTTTTTCCGCCAGTAGAAACTCTTAGGCAGTGTTTTGGAACCTGGGAATTCCTTGCGAAATCCGCTTCTAGCTGGACTGCCCTGCTCGACCGCATGAGCGATGTCGATAGTTGGGTTCACGACATTCGGGCCTGCGTCGACTTTCTCAATGCGAAAGGCGAAGAGTATCTCGCCCTGCCTGTTTTGCATCTCCTGGTCAAAGTGTTTGAGCTGCAAAACAAGCCAGACGCTTCAGACCTTGTCTCTGGTCTTTCAGCGCTCGCTCTGCAATTTTCACGCCTTGGGTACAGTGGCAAGGCTGGACTCTCTCTGGCGAAGGCCGAGATTCTCGTCAATCGCCAAACAGTCTCAACCGAATCTAAGCTGAAGTGGCACATGGCGTATGCGGAATATCTATTCTACATCGGAAACACTGATAAATG TGCATCAACATTGTCTACTGCCGAGTCCATTGCCCGCACCGACGACTTGTTCATGGATATGTCGAAGACTTCTGCCACGGGTTCTCAGCGTCTGCGATACAACAGCATCTTGGCGGACGCCTGCTATGTATACTCCCTTCTCGCAGCTTCTAAGGGCTCTCATAAAGAAGCAGCCAGATATGCTAAACAGTGCGTTACGCTTAACCGCCGTATGTGGGCTGTGCTGGAGTCCAAGGTGAACTCACAGAAAGCAGCACTTGTGGAAAGTGGAGTACACATGGCGGACAGCTCGGACAAGTCGAGCGTTGATCCGCTTGCCTCTATGCGAGACGACAAAGGGACTCCAATAATATCCTCGAATACTCACGATGCTTTGGGAGGCGCAGAGTTCTGGTTCATGGTTCCTTCACTGTACCGCGGACTGATGCAGCATTCTCAAGTTTTCGCGAACCAAGGTCTCCTGCATGAGGCAATCTATGTTGCAGAGCAGGCAGAAAAAGTTGCTCAAGCTACGCGCTCACCTTCTCTTGTGACCGACAATGCAAGCTGGCGGGCGGCTTGCTGGGCACAAAGTAGCAGGCCTGACAAAGCTGGACCATTACTGCAAGCTCTTAATCAGCCTTCAGACCGCAAGTCCTTGTCTGTCGCTGCGTACCATTCAGCTGTTGCCAGAGTACATCACTGTACTGGAAACTTTGATGAAGAGATCGCTTCATATGGTGTCTTAGAGCAACTCCTGGATGAACTCACCAAACCAGCCTATATCAAATCTTTGGGCGCCATACACCCTGATCTCGACTCACTCGCGTCGCAGATAGCTGGTATGAGCCTTGACGCCTCCAACACCAAAGTCACCAAGGCAGTAGCAATGACCAGAGCTCAGAAATCCGCAGTGAAGCCTGTCTCAAGATCAACCTCACGTGCGGGCGCAAGGTCCGCTTCAGGTACTCGTTCACGAGCTGGTACCGTAAGTGCTGCAAGTGCTGTAAGCGCTCCAAAGTCGGCAACCAAAGGCCGACCCAAGAGTATGATCGCTGCGCCAAGCTGTGATATCGTGAGCGCCACAGATCAATGCACGACCTTGCGCGCTCTCCAAGCTGAAGTCCTGCACAGGGGTGTCCTTGCAAATCTGCTCCAGGACGACCTGAAAGCGGCAACTGCTCTCATTGAGCGAGTGCAAGAGCTTCCAGTTGGCGCAGACCGGGATGTTCAGCACACCTGGGCTAAATTCAAGTTGATGCTTGCACAGAGCGCTCAGCAAATTGCTGCGGACTTCGCATTCAATACACTTCCCGAGTCTACGATTGCCTTTCCTGCCATCGGCACCAAAGATAGAAGAATGTCCGAAGGAGTTCCTATGAAAAAAGTCGGGCTTACAACCACGACCAAAGCAAAAAGTGGTCGCGCGAAGAAAGTTGTCGCAAAGATTGACTTCGCAGATACACTGCGCCAAGCTCGAGAACATCTGCTCGAAGTGCATGCTCTATCCGCTACGCACGGGTCGAATCATTTATTTCAGCAAGTGTCTAATGCACTTGGCCACATCACGGTCTTGCTGTCAGCCGTGACAGAAGCGCGCGGCTCGCTTCACCCCCTCTACGCAGCGTATACAAGTG AAATACCAAAGTGTAATGCCATGAGACTTGCGCAGGAGTTTGTCGAGTCTGAGAAGGAACAGATGTCGCGTGAAGAGTGCTTGCAATGGCCACTTCTGCAAGCTTCGAGCTTCAGTCTTGCATCGGCTTCGGACTTCCAACAAGAATACATTGACATCATCCCAGAGGCCTGGACTGCCATCTCACTTGGGTTGAATGAAGCTCATGATGAGCTGTACGTGACCCGCTTCGAGGCTGGAGTCGCTCCCTTTTTGCTTCGTCTACCTCTAGCGCGACATGCCTCTCGCGACCTAGACGAGGATGAGTTTACGTTTGAGGACGGCAAGCGAGACTTCGACGAGATCATCGAGCTCAGCGACTTCAGCACGCGTAACGCAAAAGACATGACGTCAAGGGAAGCACGACAACAATGGTGGGATGAACGTGAAGCTCTCGACACACGTCTCCACGAACTCCTTGTCAATATGGAAAACATCTGGCTCGGCGGCTTTAAGGGAATCTTTTCGCAGCATGTGCGGCAACCTACACTTCTCGCCAAGTTCCGGAAGGCCTTCGAGGACGTATTGAACCGGCACCTACCATCTCGCAGCAAGAAGATCCAACCCAAGCAAGCTGTCCTGGATACACGAGTTTTGGAGCTCTTTGTTGGGCTCGGTGACCTTGCCAACGAGGAGCTGGATCTAGACGAGGAACTCATGGATCTCATCTACTTCGTGGTTGACATCCTCCAATTCAATGGCGAGCCCAACGCCTATGACGAAATTGACTTCGACGCAATGGTCATCGAAACTCAAGACGCGTTGAAAGCATATCACAACGCCACTCGCAGCACACCCTCATCCACACCCCACACAATACTCATGCTTGACAATGACCTCCACGGCTTTCCATGGGAATCACTGCCCTGTCTAGAAAAGCTGTCTGTCTCGCGCTTGCCTTCTCTCGCCGCACTGCGTGAACGTCTCTTTACACTTCGTCCTTCTACCGCAGAGGAAGCTGCGCCAGGTCACTACATCGCAGCCTCGACCGGCGGAACAAGCATCCTGAACCCCGGTGGCGATCTGGCCAACACATCCAAAACCCTCCAACCCGTGCTCAACTCGCTACAGGGAGAGTGGACACACATCCACTCTCGGGCGCCCACCGAGATAGAGTTCTCCACAGCCCTCGGCACACAGGACCTACTTCTCTATTTTGGTCACGGCAGCGGCGCGCAATTCGTACGCCAGAAATCCGTTCGCAGACTCTACCCAGGCAAGCAGGACCACGGTACCGCTATGAAGCCCGGCTGCGCCACCGCTTTCCTCTTTGGCTGCTCCTCGGTGCATCTGACAGAGAATGGCATCTACGAGCCTAGCGGCATGCTGCAAAGCTACCTCACGGCCGGTGCGCCTGCTGTTGTCGGCATGCTGTGGGATGTAACAGATAAAGACTGTGACCGCTTTGCTGTGCGTACCGGTGAGCTGTGGGGGCTGTGGCCGGAAGTCCAAGAGGAAGCTGAGGCAAAGTTGGCCAAGACGCCGAAGAAAAGTGGAAAAGGCAAGGCCAAGGCGAGGCAGATCGAGTGCGAGAGAAAGGGGGAGTATAGGAGAGGCGTGGGTCTAGACGAGGCGGTTAGGGATGCGAGGCAAGCGTGCTACCTCAAGTACTTGAACGGGGCTGCCGCGGTTGTCTATGGAATTCCTTGTTATCTGGAGTAA
- a CDS encoding COPII-coated vesicle protein produces the protein MTGEAWLYLLAVLINAVNLFLQVFFTIMYSDLECDYINPIDLCNRLNTYIIPEAAVHAFLTFLFLINGYWIALILNLPLLAWNGKKIFEKNHLLDATEIFRKLNVHKKESFIKLGFHLLMFFFYLYSMIVALIRDETH, from the exons ATGACTGGCGAAGCATGGTTGTACCTACTGGCGGTGTTGATAAACGCCGTCAACCTGTTCCTACAGGTCTTCTTCACCATCATGTACAGCGATCTGGAATG TGACTACATCAACCCCATCGACCTTTGCAACCGCCTGAACACCTACATTATCCCCGAGGCTGCCGTTCACGCTTTCCTGACCTTCCTGTTCCTGATCAATGGGTACTGGATCGCGCTCATCCTTAACCTGCCCCTCCTGGCATGGAACGGCAAGAA GATTTTCGAGAAGAACCACCTTCTTGACGCGACAGAGATTTTCAGGAAGCTGAACGTTCACAAGAAG GAATCGTTCATCAAGCTCGGTTTCCACCTGCTGAtgttcttcttctacctctacAGCATGATCGTTGCTCTTATCCGTGACGAGACCCACTAG